A single genomic interval of Burkholderia cepacia ATCC 25416 harbors:
- a CDS encoding EI24 domain-containing protein: MNDLLRSFVRALASALHPRMLWLTLMPFLVSAVLWGVVLWFSWQTLLDLARGALDGFVLTALLYRAFDAIGMSQLHAVVAPFVVVSLAIPLIVLTVLLLIATISMPVVIKHLSNRQFAALEPKRGGTFFGSVFNSLWAALAGVVVLVVTIPLWLIPPFFALLPPVIWGWLTYRVMTYDALALHASRDERRALVRRHRWPLIGIGVATGLLGTVPTFVWVSSVWMMVLFPFVAAAMIWVYAFILVFSALWFGHYCLRALEDLRASSRATAIDMGQA; this comes from the coding sequence CGGGCATTGGCGAGCGCACTGCATCCGCGCATGCTCTGGCTCACCCTGATGCCGTTTCTCGTCTCGGCCGTCCTGTGGGGCGTCGTGCTGTGGTTTTCGTGGCAGACGCTGCTGGACCTCGCACGCGGCGCGCTCGACGGCTTCGTGCTGACGGCCCTGCTGTACCGCGCGTTCGACGCGATCGGCATGTCGCAGCTGCATGCGGTCGTCGCGCCGTTCGTGGTCGTGTCGCTCGCGATTCCGCTGATCGTGCTGACCGTGCTGTTGCTGATCGCGACGATTTCGATGCCGGTCGTGATCAAGCACCTGTCGAACCGGCAGTTCGCGGCGCTCGAGCCGAAGCGGGGCGGCACCTTCTTCGGCAGCGTGTTCAATTCGCTGTGGGCGGCGCTGGCCGGTGTCGTCGTGCTGGTCGTCACGATCCCGCTGTGGCTGATTCCACCGTTTTTCGCGCTGCTGCCGCCCGTGATCTGGGGCTGGCTGACGTACCGCGTGATGACCTACGATGCGCTCGCGCTGCACGCGAGCCGCGACGAGCGCCGGGCGCTCGTGCGCCGGCACCGCTGGCCGCTGATCGGCATCGGCGTCGCGACCGGGCTGCTCGGCACCGTGCCGACCTTCGTGTGGGTATCGTCGGTCTGGATGATGGTGCTGTTCCCGTTCGTCGCGGCGGCCATGATCTGGGTTTACGCTTTCATCCTCGTCTTCTCGGCGCTGTGGTTCGGGCATTACTGCCTGCGCGCGCTGGAGGACCTGCGTGCGAGTTCGCGCGCCACCGCAATCGACATGGGGCAGGCATGA